From Sulfuricella sp., a single genomic window includes:
- a CDS encoding phosphomannomutase/phosphoglucomutase, translated as MTSLPAEIFKAYDIRGIIGKSLTAEIVEAIGHAIGSEAIARKQSEIVIGRDGRLSGPDLSAALARGIQKSGINVIDIGMAATPMTYYGAYQLHSNSAVMVTGSHNPPDYNGLKMVLAGETLSGDTIQGLRMRIEQGNLSHGNGNYRQHDIAQEYIQRISGDVKLARPMKIIVDCGNGVAGAFAPALYRAMGCEVEEMYCEVDGNFPNHHPDPSVPKNLQDLIARLKTSDAEIGLAFDGDGDRLGVVTKDGQIIFPDRQLMLYADDVLSRNPGAEIIFDVKSTRNLFAWIRARGGKPTLWKTGHSLIKAKMKESGALLAGEMSGHVFFKERWYGFDDGLYTGARLLEYLSRQADINATLHGLPDSINTPELQIWLKEGEHYALIEKLRETARFPTANEIITLDGLRVEYADGFGLMRPSNTTPVIVLRFEGDNESALKRIQDEFRQVLLTAEPGLDLPF; from the coding sequence ATGACGTCACTCCCAGCAGAAATTTTCAAGGCCTACGACATCCGCGGCATTATCGGCAAATCGCTCACAGCGGAAATAGTCGAAGCCATTGGCCACGCCATCGGCTCGGAAGCTATTGCACGCAAGCAAAGCGAGATCGTAATCGGCCGAGATGGCAGGCTCTCTGGACCGGACCTGTCCGCCGCACTGGCGCGCGGCATTCAGAAAAGCGGCATCAACGTCATCGACATCGGCATGGCAGCAACGCCGATGACCTATTACGGTGCATACCAGCTTCACTCAAACTCGGCTGTGATGGTCACCGGCAGCCACAATCCGCCCGACTACAACGGGCTGAAAATGGTGCTGGCCGGTGAAACATTGTCTGGCGACACCATTCAGGGTCTGAGAATGCGGATCGAGCAAGGCAACTTGAGCCACGGCAACGGCAACTACCGCCAGCACGATATCGCCCAGGAATACATCCAGCGTATCAGCGGCGATGTAAAACTGGCTCGCCCGATGAAGATCATCGTGGACTGCGGCAATGGAGTGGCGGGTGCCTTCGCGCCTGCGCTCTACCGTGCCATGGGCTGCGAGGTGGAAGAAATGTACTGTGAAGTGGACGGAAATTTCCCCAACCACCATCCGGATCCCTCCGTACCCAAGAACCTGCAGGATCTGATTGCGCGCCTCAAGACGTCAGATGCTGAAATCGGCCTTGCGTTTGACGGCGATGGAGATCGCCTGGGGGTGGTCACCAAGGATGGTCAGATCATTTTCCCGGACCGCCAGTTGATGCTGTACGCGGATGACGTCCTCTCCCGCAATCCGGGTGCGGAAATCATTTTCGACGTCAAATCCACGCGCAACCTGTTTGCCTGGATACGTGCTCGTGGCGGCAAGCCGACGCTGTGGAAAACCGGTCACTCCCTGATCAAGGCTAAAATGAAGGAGTCGGGCGCCCTGCTGGCGGGCGAAATGAGCGGCCATGTATTCTTCAAGGAGCGCTGGTACGGCTTCGACGACGGCCTCTACACGGGAGCACGCCTGCTCGAATATCTGTCGCGCCAGGCCGACATCAACGCAACCTTGCACGGCCTGCCGGACAGCATCAATACGCCGGAATTACAGATCTGGCTGAAGGAAGGCGAACATTACGCCCTGATCGAAAAGTTGCGCGAAACAGCCCGTTTCCCCACGGCGAATGAAATCATTACGCTCGATGGCCTGCGCGTGGAATACGCTGACGGCTTCGGCCTGATGCGCCCATCCAACACCACGCCGGTGATCGTGCTGCGTTTCGAGGGCGATAACGAAAGTGCCCTGAAGCGCATCCAGGATGAATTCCGGCAGGTATTGCTGACAGCTGAACCCGGTCTGGATCTGCCCTTTTAA
- a CDS encoding DUF58 domain-containing protein — MLRPAQEAGPVTLTQRRLYILPTRHGLTYALMLLVMLLGSINYANSMGFVLTFLLASLAVVSILHTYRNLAQLRISTAKSEPVFAGQEACFHLRLDTLSAQPRFAIGLSRRESPIAYCDIADGQHANFEFHIPTMQRGLLHAGSFSLFSTFPLGLLRVWCHLNLDMSCLVYPRPAAETVPLPVSATELQQGWSQGEGQEDFSGLRNYRPGDGLRHVAWKAVAQERGMLTKQFSGEAAQEIWLDWDSLPGMDIEARLSRLTRWVLDADRAGLRYGLKLPGQQHPPAHGQEQMRRCLQALALFGISP, encoded by the coding sequence GTGCTTCGACCCGCCCAGGAGGCCGGGCCAGTCACGTTAACCCAGCGGCGGCTGTATATCCTGCCCACCCGTCACGGTCTGACTTATGCGCTGATGCTGCTGGTCATGTTGCTCGGCTCCATCAATTACGCCAACAGCATGGGTTTTGTACTTACTTTTCTGCTTGCCAGCCTGGCAGTGGTGTCAATTCTCCATACTTACCGCAACCTGGCGCAACTCAGAATCAGCACAGCCAAATCCGAGCCGGTATTTGCCGGACAGGAGGCGTGCTTTCACCTCCGGCTTGACACCCTCTCCGCCCAACCTCGCTTTGCCATCGGCCTGAGCCGCCGAGAAAGTCCCATTGCTTACTGCGATATTGCAGACGGGCAACATGCCAACTTCGAATTCCACATTCCAACCATGCAGCGCGGACTGCTGCACGCGGGTAGCTTCAGCCTGTTTTCCACTTTCCCCCTCGGCCTGTTACGGGTCTGGTGCCACCTCAATCTGGACATGAGCTGCCTGGTTTATCCCCGCCCTGCGGCTGAAACGGTGCCGCTTCCTGTAAGTGCTACGGAACTGCAGCAGGGGTGGTCACAGGGTGAAGGACAGGAAGATTTCAGCGGCCTGCGCAATTACCGGCCGGGCGATGGATTACGCCATGTCGCGTGGAAGGCGGTGGCGCAGGAGCGTGGCATGCTGACCAAGCAGTTTTCCGGTGAAGCAGCGCAGGAAATCTGGCTGGACTGGGATAGCTTGCCCGGCATGGATATTGAAGCCAGACTGTCCAGGCTCACGCGCTGGGTGCTGGATGCAGATCGCGCCGGACTGCGTTACGGCCTCAAACTTCCGGGCCAGCAGCACCCTCCCGCCCACGGGCAGGAGCAGATGCGCCGCTGCCTGCAAGCGCTGGCCCTGTTCGGGATTTCGCCATGA
- a CDS encoding 4Fe-4S dicluster domain-containing protein has product MSIEKYTRNFLKEVEERVEEGHWVKMCMQCGVCAGSCPLGAHWEHTPQKIFMMIRAGKREEVLSSDSMWMCTSCYQCIVRCPRKLPITHIMHGLAYLAKREGLAPKNQPTAQFGQLFWDNLIKTGRVNELKLSLGMYFKDGYSQGIKNAMAMQSVGMGMMKAKRLSPMEIMGGHGVKDKSGFQAMLKKARELEDSRRKLA; this is encoded by the coding sequence ATGAGCATCGAAAAATACACCAGGAACTTCCTCAAGGAAGTCGAAGAACGCGTCGAGGAAGGCCACTGGGTCAAGATGTGCATGCAATGCGGCGTTTGCGCCGGCTCATGCCCTCTTGGCGCACACTGGGAACATACCCCGCAGAAAATCTTCATGATGATCCGGGCCGGCAAGCGTGAGGAAGTGCTGTCATCCGATTCCATGTGGATGTGTACTTCCTGCTATCAGTGCATCGTGCGTTGCCCGCGCAAGCTGCCGATTACTCATATCATGCACGGCCTGGCCTATCTGGCTAAACGTGAAGGTCTGGCGCCCAAGAATCAGCCGACTGCGCAATTCGGACAGCTGTTCTGGGACAACCTGATCAAGACCGGCCGAGTCAACGAGTTGAAACTGAGTCTGGGCATGTATTTCAAGGACGGTTACAGCCAGGGCATCAAGAATGCCATGGCGATGCAAAGCGTCGGCATGGGAATGATGAAAGCCAAGCGCTTGAGCCCGATGGAAATCATGGGTGGTCACGGCGTCAAGGACAAGAGTGGATTCCAGGCCATGCTGAAAAAGGCGCGGGAACTTGAGGACAGCCGCAGGAAACTGGCGTAA
- a CDS encoding DUF3488 and transglutaminase-like domain-containing protein: MTNLLWLLLSLALATAPHLERLPLWVGPICLAMGLWRFGIMRTHGVLPRKWLLILTAFAATAGIFAHYHTLFGRDAGVALLVVMIALKLMEMKTLRDTMVVIFLSYFLLITHFFYSQSIPTALYLLLVVLITTATMIGYNHPLERFTFRPRLRLAGVMLLQAIPLMLVLFVFFPRVGPLWGLPKDAYSGLSGLSDSMSPGAISRLIRSDAVAFRVKFDGPLPDNSQRYWRGPVLWDYDGRTWSTRNKPPAGTAQFLPLGKPISYAITLEPHDQRWLFALDLPAGLPPGSTASADFQILAPSPLHQRIRYSLTSYPSYRLGENLADDAWERALSLPGGNPGAMQLAAQWRTSLESPRAIAQQALKMFREENFFYTLNPPLLGEQAVDDFIFGSRRGFCEHYAGSFVFLMRAAGIPARVVTGYQGGEPNPMGDYMIVRQSDAHAWTEIWLDGEGWVRIDPTAAVSPSRIETGIASALPAAELPPALMQLDTAWLMRMRLSLDLLNNNWNQWVLGYNQERQMRFLSSFHQGLGSWQNMTLAMLGGLASILLGISFWMLWRASRQAIDPVLAAYQKFCAKLARRGIVRASSEGAVDFAARASRTRPELARQIRQITRLYVTLRYGQRHAAWLPILRKAVQRFKP, translated from the coding sequence ATGACCAATCTGCTCTGGCTGCTGCTCTCGCTGGCGCTTGCCACGGCGCCTCACCTGGAGCGTCTGCCGCTATGGGTTGGGCCAATCTGTCTTGCCATGGGGTTGTGGCGTTTTGGCATCATGCGCACACACGGCGTTCTGCCGCGAAAGTGGCTGCTGATATTGACTGCTTTCGCTGCCACGGCAGGCATATTTGCCCATTACCACACCCTGTTTGGACGCGATGCGGGGGTTGCCCTGCTGGTGGTCATGATCGCGCTTAAACTGATGGAAATGAAAACCCTGCGCGACACCATGGTAGTGATTTTCCTGAGTTATTTTCTGCTGATCACCCATTTCTTCTATTCGCAGAGCATCCCGACCGCGCTCTATCTGCTGCTGGTGGTTCTGATCACCACTGCCACCATGATCGGCTATAACCATCCACTGGAGCGCTTTACTTTCCGCCCCAGGCTACGCCTCGCCGGCGTCATGCTGCTTCAGGCCATTCCGCTCATGCTGGTGCTATTCGTGTTCTTTCCCCGCGTCGGGCCATTGTGGGGACTGCCCAAGGACGCCTATTCCGGCCTGTCCGGCCTGTCGGACTCAATGAGTCCCGGCGCCATCAGCCGGTTGATCCGCTCCGATGCGGTGGCTTTTCGCGTCAAATTCGATGGCCCGCTTCCGGACAACTCGCAGCGTTACTGGCGTGGCCCGGTGTTGTGGGATTACGACGGCAGAACCTGGTCAACCCGGAATAAACCACCTGCCGGTACTGCCCAGTTCCTCCCGCTGGGCAAGCCAATCAGCTATGCAATCACGCTGGAGCCACACGACCAGCGCTGGCTGTTCGCTCTCGACCTGCCCGCCGGACTTCCACCCGGCAGCACTGCTTCCGCCGACTTCCAGATTCTGGCGCCAAGCCCGCTGCACCAGCGCATACGCTACAGCCTGACTTCCTATCCCTCCTATCGTCTCGGTGAAAATCTTGCCGATGATGCATGGGAACGTGCCCTGAGTCTGCCCGGCGGCAATCCCGGGGCAATGCAGCTTGCCGCACAGTGGCGCACCAGCCTTGAATCACCGCGTGCCATCGCACAGCAGGCATTGAAGATGTTCCGCGAGGAAAACTTTTTTTATACGCTCAATCCACCCCTGCTCGGCGAGCAAGCAGTGGATGATTTTATCTTCGGATCCCGGCGCGGATTTTGCGAACATTACGCCGGTTCTTTTGTGTTTCTGATGCGTGCGGCAGGCATTCCGGCCCGGGTGGTGACCGGCTACCAGGGCGGCGAACCCAATCCCATGGGCGATTACATGATCGTGCGTCAATCCGACGCCCACGCATGGACCGAAATATGGCTCGATGGAGAAGGATGGGTACGGATAGATCCCACGGCAGCGGTGTCGCCGAGCCGAATCGAGACCGGCATTGCCAGCGCCCTGCCCGCTGCTGAACTGCCCCCTGCCCTGATGCAACTGGATACGGCATGGCTGATGCGCATGCGGCTTTCCCTGGACCTGCTCAACAACAACTGGAATCAGTGGGTGCTGGGCTACAACCAGGAACGGCAAATGCGCTTCCTGTCCAGCTTCCATCAGGGGCTGGGTTCGTGGCAGAACATGACGCTGGCGATGCTCGGCGGACTTGCTTCAATCCTGCTGGGAATTTCATTCTGGATGCTTTGGCGCGCATCTCGCCAGGCCATCGACCCTGTGCTGGCCGCTTATCAAAAATTCTGCGCCAAACTGGCGCGCCGGGGCATTGTTCGCGCCTCTAGCGAAGGTGCTGTGGATTTTGCCGCCAGAGCATCACGCACAAGACCCGAACTGGCACGCCAGATCAGGCAGATCACCCGGCTTTATGTCACGCTGCGCTACGGGCAACGACATGCCGCCTGGCTCCCCATACTCAGAAAAGCGGTGCAGCGCTTTAAACCCTGA
- the radC gene encoding DNA repair protein RadC, with the protein MAITDWPEDERPRERLLKQGAASLSDAELLAIFLRVGVTGKSAVDLAREMMDHFGDLTRLFDASQQEFCTIHGLGPAKFVQLQAVLEMARRAMQEKMRDIDALNSPAAVKDYLLLTLGRKSHEVFAVLFLDAQNRPISIEELFRGTLTQTSVYPREVVIRALHHNAASVILAHNHPSGAAEPSHADQILTQALKNALALIDIRVLDHFIVGGNTVLSFAERGLI; encoded by the coding sequence ATGGCGATAACGGATTGGCCCGAAGACGAACGTCCCAGAGAACGCCTGCTGAAACAGGGCGCCGCCAGCCTGTCCGACGCGGAATTGCTGGCGATTTTCCTGCGCGTGGGCGTGACTGGCAAAAGCGCAGTGGATCTGGCGCGCGAAATGATGGATCACTTTGGCGACCTGACCCGGCTGTTTGATGCCAGCCAGCAGGAATTCTGCACCATACATGGCCTCGGCCCTGCCAAATTTGTGCAGTTGCAGGCGGTGCTGGAAATGGCGCGGCGCGCGATGCAGGAAAAAATGCGTGACATTGACGCACTCAACTCTCCCGCCGCCGTCAAGGATTACCTGCTACTCACCCTGGGCCGGAAAAGCCATGAAGTTTTTGCCGTCCTGTTTCTCGACGCCCAGAACAGGCCCATTTCCATTGAGGAGCTCTTCAGAGGGACGCTTACCCAAACGAGCGTTTATCCTCGTGAAGTCGTCATACGCGCCCTGCACCATAACGCTGCCAGCGTCATTCTGGCGCACAACCATCCCTCGGGCGCCGCGGAACCCAGCCATGCCGACCAAATTCTCACCCAGGCCTTGAAAAACGCCCTGGCGCTCATAGATATACGGGTCCTGGATCATTTTATAGTTGGCGGCAACACGGTGTTGTCGTTCGCGGAGCGGGGTTTAATTTGA
- a CDS encoding NAD(P)H-dependent oxidoreductase, whose translation MKALIVTAHPQQDSFTQALAHSFARGVEASGHMAEIANLYEEGFNPIVSVQELQGWQQGNISAEIRAEQERIRSCDGLILSYPVWWSTPPAILTGWLQRVLTQGFAFQHVGARTEGQLKLRAQMLVNIGSRQRQDVDLATLYLEPMLGVLRYCGMDILPTQANWGVYPQADRSVLQSYVEQAFENGKRFFA comes from the coding sequence TTGAAAGCACTGATCGTCACCGCACACCCTCAGCAGGATAGTTTCACCCAGGCGCTGGCGCACAGCTTTGCCAGGGGCGTTGAGGCCAGCGGCCACATGGCAGAAATCGCGAACCTGTATGAAGAAGGATTCAACCCCATCGTTTCGGTTCAGGAGCTGCAAGGCTGGCAGCAAGGCAATATTTCAGCGGAAATCCGCGCCGAACAGGAACGCATCAGAAGCTGCGACGGGCTGATCCTCTCCTACCCGGTATGGTGGAGCACCCCGCCCGCCATTCTTACAGGGTGGCTGCAACGGGTACTGACCCAGGGTTTCGCTTTCCAGCACGTGGGCGCCCGCACCGAGGGCCAACTCAAGCTGCGCGCGCAGATGCTGGTGAACATCGGCAGCCGGCAACGCCAGGATGTCGATCTTGCCACCCTTTATCTCGAACCGATGCTTGGCGTGCTGCGCTACTGCGGCATGGATATTCTGCCCACCCAGGCCAACTGGGGCGTGTACCCGCAAGCCGATCGCTCCGTGCTTCAATCCTATGTCGAACAGGCATTCGAGAACGGAAAACGATTTTTTGCTTGA
- the rpmG gene encoding 50S ribosomal protein L33 translates to MAKGGREKIKLESTAGTGHFYTTTKNKRTMPEKMAMMKYDPKVRKHVEYKEIKLK, encoded by the coding sequence ATGGCTAAAGGCGGACGCGAGAAAATCAAGCTGGAATCCACTGCGGGTACCGGGCACTTCTATACCACGACTAAAAACAAGCGCACCATGCCGGAAAAAATGGCGATGATGAAATATGATCCCAAGGTTCGCAAGCACGTGGAATACAAGGAAATAAAACTGAAGTAA
- a CDS encoding MoxR family ATPase: MNPIIERIAAQAGQIILGKETQIRLALSCLLARGHLLIEDLPGVGKTTLAHVLAKTLGLHFQRIQFTSDLLPADILGVSIYERDSASFKFHPGPIFAQLILADEVNRATPKAQSALLEAMEEHQVTAEGITRQLPEPFFVIATQNPAYQIGTFPLPESQLDRFLMRIELGYPDSKAERALLQGKDRRELLVQLQPGLAPQELSALQQGVTQVFVSDALLDYVQALIHFTRQTPRFQNGLSPRAGLALLHAAQAWAFSDGRGEVLPEDVQAILPAVAGHRLRPGAEFAGESGAALAQHLLASVPIP, from the coding sequence ATGAACCCGATCATCGAGCGTATCGCCGCTCAAGCCGGACAGATCATTCTGGGCAAGGAAACCCAGATTCGCTTAGCGCTCTCCTGCCTGCTGGCGCGTGGCCATCTGCTGATCGAGGACTTGCCCGGGGTGGGAAAAACCACGCTGGCGCATGTACTGGCCAAAACGCTGGGGCTGCATTTCCAGCGCATTCAGTTCACCAGCGATCTGCTGCCTGCGGATATCCTGGGCGTATCCATCTATGAACGCGATAGCGCCAGCTTCAAGTTTCACCCCGGCCCGATCTTTGCACAACTGATCCTTGCCGACGAGGTCAACCGCGCCACACCCAAAGCCCAAAGCGCGCTGCTGGAGGCCATGGAGGAGCACCAGGTAACGGCGGAAGGCATCACCCGGCAGTTGCCGGAGCCGTTCTTCGTCATCGCCACCCAGAACCCGGCTTACCAGATCGGCACCTTTCCCCTGCCGGAGTCCCAGCTGGACCGTTTCCTGATGCGCATCGAGCTGGGCTACCCGGACAGCAAGGCCGAGCGCGCCCTGCTACAGGGCAAGGACAGGCGCGAACTGCTGGTGCAGTTGCAGCCCGGCCTTGCCCCGCAGGAGCTTTCCGCTCTGCAGCAGGGCGTCACGCAAGTGTTCGTATCGGATGCCTTGCTTGACTATGTTCAGGCGCTGATCCATTTCACGCGCCAGACGCCTCGCTTCCAGAATGGCCTTTCGCCCCGCGCCGGGCTGGCACTGCTGCATGCTGCCCAGGCGTGGGCATTCAGCGATGGGCGAGGAGAAGTTCTGCCGGAAGACGTACAAGCCATCCTGCCCGCCGTGGCCGGGCACCGTCTGCGGCCTGGCGCGGAGTTTGCCGGAGAAAGCGGCGCCGCGCTGGCGCAGCATCTGCTGGCTTCTGTCCCCATTCCCTGA
- the rpmB gene encoding 50S ribosomal protein L28, with protein MARVCIVTGKRPMTGNNVSHANNRTKRRFLPNLQYRRFWVESENRWVRLRVSCSALRTIDKKGIDAVLADLRASGEPV; from the coding sequence ATGGCACGCGTATGTATAGTCACCGGCAAGCGCCCGATGACGGGAAATAATGTTTCCCACGCAAACAACAGGACCAAGCGCCGTTTCCTGCCGAATCTACAATATCGCCGCTTCTGGGTTGAAAGTGAAAACCGCTGGGTACGCCTGCGTGTGAGCTGCTCGGCCCTGCGCACCATTGACAAAAAAGGCATTGATGCCGTGCTGGCCGATCTGCGCGCCAGCGGTGAACCAGTTTAA
- a CDS encoding CoB--CoM heterodisulfide reductase iron-sulfur subunit B family protein codes for MAKKQYSFYPGCSSQTGASSSNYLTSTNSMVNLLDVALNEIPDWNCCGASIGYAGGGELPRIALSARNIALSEQHNPGQEIVATCAACWLATREAKERLDHSSSLLAETNEALKEAGLIFKNEAPPARHMVEVLIEDIGYETLKSGVKKPLEGIKFAGYVGCQTNRPFGIDGESFENPMYLDRMVESMGGEAITNYDQKVTCCGGALAFSEPDKSQKQIHDIIESAYDHGADMIVTPCPLCQANVEIYQGEVNKRYGKKFNIPVTYYSQLITVAYGGSSKDAALDGQIIRASKLEDIANR; via the coding sequence ATGGCTAAGAAACAATATTCTTTTTACCCCGGCTGCTCTTCGCAGACCGGCGCATCATCCAGCAACTATCTGACTTCGACCAACTCCATGGTCAATCTGCTGGATGTTGCCTTGAACGAGATTCCTGACTGGAACTGCTGCGGCGCCTCTATCGGCTATGCCGGCGGTGGCGAGTTGCCACGCATTGCCCTGTCGGCGCGTAATATCGCCCTGTCCGAGCAGCACAACCCGGGGCAGGAAATCGTTGCCACCTGCGCAGCCTGCTGGCTTGCTACCCGCGAAGCCAAGGAGCGCCTGGATCACAGCAGTTCCCTGCTGGCGGAAACCAATGAAGCGCTCAAGGAAGCCGGCCTGATATTCAAGAACGAAGCGCCTCCTGCCCGTCACATGGTGGAAGTGCTGATCGAGGACATCGGCTATGAAACCCTCAAGAGTGGCGTGAAGAAACCCCTGGAAGGCATCAAGTTCGCCGGTTATGTGGGATGCCAGACCAACCGTCCTTTTGGAATTGATGGCGAATCCTTCGAGAACCCCATGTACCTGGATCGCATGGTTGAATCCATGGGCGGCGAAGCGATTACCAACTACGACCAGAAAGTGACCTGCTGCGGCGGTGCACTGGCATTCTCCGAGCCGGATAAGAGCCAGAAGCAGATTCACGACATCATCGAATCCGCCTACGACCATGGTGCGGACATGATCGTCACGCCTTGCCCGTTGTGCCAGGCCAACGTGGAAATTTACCAGGGCGAAGTGAACAAGCGCTACGGCAAGAAGTTCAACATTCCGGTGACCTACTACAGCCAGCTTATTACCGTGGCCTATGGCGGCAGCAGTAAGGATGCAGCGCTGGACGGCCAGATTATTCGCGCCAGCAAGCTGGAAGATATTGCCAACAGGTAA
- a CDS encoding NUDIX hydrolase, producing the protein MNYCSHCGAKVSLRIPEGDSLPRYVCDHCHTIHYQNPKMVIGCIPQWEDRILLCRRAIEPRHGFWTLPAGFMENSETTAQAAARETLEEALAKVEIGALYSLFNVPHISQVHLFFRARLLEPDFGAGTESLEVKLFAEQDLPWDEIAFATVRRTLQLYVAERQSGCFGFHMGDIHPAPDQQALFNATPPRNFIP; encoded by the coding sequence ATGAATTATTGCAGCCACTGCGGCGCCAAAGTCAGCCTGCGCATCCCTGAAGGCGACAGCCTGCCGCGCTATGTGTGTGACCATTGCCATACCATCCATTACCAGAACCCCAAAATGGTGATCGGCTGCATTCCGCAATGGGAGGACAGGATTCTCCTCTGCCGCCGCGCCATCGAACCGCGCCATGGTTTCTGGACGTTGCCCGCGGGCTTTATGGAAAACAGCGAAACCACGGCTCAGGCTGCTGCGCGGGAAACACTGGAGGAAGCGCTGGCAAAAGTGGAAATCGGTGCACTTTATAGCCTGTTCAACGTACCCCATATCAGCCAGGTACATCTGTTCTTCCGCGCGCGCCTGCTGGAGCCGGATTTTGGCGCCGGCACGGAAAGCCTGGAAGTCAAACTGTTTGCCGAACAGGACCTGCCCTGGGATGAAATCGCCTTTGCGACCGTGCGCCGGACGCTACAGCTCTATGTCGCAGAGCGTCAGAGTGGATGCTTTGGATTCCACATGGGCGACATTCATCCCGCACCGGACCAGCAGGCACTCTTTAACGCCACGCCCCCCCGCAATTTCATTCCCTGA
- a CDS encoding CNP1-like family protein: MKKRLLLLCLLPATSLAAVFDQSSWGKFEHDFEEKPWVEMEAQLPPAPKPENLLPFYVSASTDNRFFIDSASVTLGEDKVVRYTLVVKSAAGANNISYEGMRCSSGELKRYAFGRNDGSWGKARNTKWEDIRYKDVNRQHHMLFDDFFCPRGIAVKSAAEAVNAIKRGEHPGSKGIAW; encoded by the coding sequence ATGAAAAAGCGACTTCTTCTTCTTTGCCTGCTGCCTGCCACATCGCTGGCTGCCGTATTTGACCAGTCAAGCTGGGGCAAATTCGAACATGATTTCGAGGAAAAGCCCTGGGTGGAAATGGAAGCCCAACTCCCGCCTGCGCCAAAACCGGAGAACCTCCTGCCTTTCTATGTCAGCGCATCAACAGACAACCGTTTTTTTATAGACAGTGCGTCAGTAACGCTTGGCGAAGACAAGGTGGTGCGGTACACCCTGGTGGTCAAATCAGCTGCTGGCGCCAACAACATCAGCTACGAGGGCATGCGCTGCAGTTCGGGTGAACTGAAACGCTACGCCTTCGGCCGCAATGACGGCAGCTGGGGCAAGGCACGCAATACCAAGTGGGAAGATATTCGCTACAAGGATGTCAACCGCCAGCACCACATGCTCTTCGATGATTTTTTCTGCCCGCGCGGGATCGCCGTCAAATCCGCAGCCGAAGCCGTAAACGCCATCAAGCGCGGCGAGCACCCAGGCAGCAAGGGTATTGCCTGGTAA